In Helianthus annuus cultivar XRQ/B chromosome 9, HanXRQr2.0-SUNRISE, whole genome shotgun sequence, the following are encoded in one genomic region:
- the LOC110927393 gene encoding receptor-like protein kinase FERONIA, with translation MPLLTFTLPLYSLLLFSSTTTAAAQPYNATDHYLFDCGSSSTTNFSDRIWDGDESSNFVPSSITTTSFSSAPLYRDPSVPETPYSTARIFNTSSFTYKFPVSQGPKFVRLYFYPTTYSDLNPNQSYFSVSCNGYSLLSNFSAFRTASFLATTRSDAGVDGPQVPNFVKEFIIYVKDTRILNVTFTPTPNSYAFINGIEIVSMPENLYFNSSNLNYVGQTTGPVIDNKKALENIYRLNMGGGHISGTEDTGMYRSWEQDNRYIYGAAIGWTPVYAQLKPITYTLETPNYTAPELVYQTQRSMGNQADRYNLTWLLSVDSGFYYKLRLHFCNIIPQYTERGQVVFKIFINNQTADEEIDLFHLTQDSGYPVYKDYIVFVNDPDRSGGKQDMWVAIHPSPNTETFHDAYLNGLEAFKVSADRSLASPNPELREYPQPRPASPVIQNKKKTVPYGPIIGGVGGGLVLLTVLSLVVFLRTRVKHFGKAGDKPTKSTKTCQPPLLSDRCLRFSLIELKIATCEFDEKCIIGKGGFGTVYKGYIDNTKTVIAIKRLKSSSKQGFHEFRTEIGFLSKLRHVQLVSLIGYCDDEGEMILVYDYMPNGTLREHLYKNNNPPLSWKRRLDICIGSAKGLQYLHTGANRAIIHRDVKSTNILLDENWVAKLSDFGLSKLGPKDRTKDHVSTVGKGTIGYMDPEYYRRRQLTEKSDVYSFGVVLLEVLCARPVINLGLPDKQVNLAELGKSCYRKGTLHEIIDLNLSGEIAPRCLMKFGETAISCLKHEGIARPTMDEVIWGLELALQLQEDAEETGGMLENQQLSLSMQAEPATTDEYVSLDSTGMAKRHDTSPTDTFSEISQSTAG, from the coding sequence ATGCCATTGCTCACCTTCACTTTACCCCTCTATTCTTTGCTCCTCTtctcctccaccaccaccgcGGCCGCCCAACCATACAACGCCACCGACCATTACCTTTTCGACTGTGGTTCCTCTAGCACCACCAACTTTTCGGACCGTATATGGGATGGTGATGAAAGTTCAAACTTTGTACCCTCCAGCATCACCACCACCTCATTTTCATCTGCCCCCCTTTACCGAGATCCTTCGGTCCCTGAAACACCTTACTCCACTGCCCGAATCTTTAACACTTCGTCGTTCACCTACAAATTCCCGGTCTCCCAAGGGCCCAAGTTCGTCCGCCTCTATTTCTATCCCACCACCTATTCTGACCTCAATCCAAACCAATCTTATTTCTCAGTATCATGCAATGGCTACTCTCTCTTAAGCAACTTCAGTGCTTTCCGAACCGCCTCCTTTCTGGCTACGACCCGGTCTGATGCAGGAGTTGATGGTCCCCAGGTTCCCAACTTTGTCAAAGAATTCATCATATATGTAAAAGATACACGAATCCTAAATGTTACCTTTACACCCACACCCAACTCATATGCCTTCATTAATGGTATTGAAATCGTTTCAATGCCGGAAAATCTGTATTTTAACAGTAGCAACTTGAACTACGTTGGTCAAACAACAGGACCTGTAATTGACAACAAAAAAGCTCTTGAAAATATTTACAGGCTAAACATGGGTGGGGGACATATATCAGGTACTGAAGATACTGGTATGTACCGGTCATGGGAACAAGATAATAGGTATATATACGGGGCAGCAATCGGGTGGACACCTGTCTATGCTCAGTTGAAGCCGATTACGTATACCTTGGAGACACCAAATTATACTGCGCCTGAGCTAGTTTATCAAACCCAAAGGAGTATGGGCAATCAGGCTGACAGGTACAATCTGACTTGGTTACTCTCCGTTGATTCTGGGTTTTATTACAAGCTCAGGCTCCATTTTTGCAACATTATACCACAATACACAGAAAGAGGTCAGGTGGTTTTCAAGATTTTCATTAATAATCAAACTGCCGACGAGGAAATTGATCTGTTCCACTTGACTCAAGATAGCGGGTATCCTGTATACAAGGATTACATCGTGTTTGTCAATGATCCGGATCGCAGCGGAGGCAAGCAGGATATGTGGGTCGCTATACATCCTAGTCCCAATACTGAAACATTTCATGATGCTTATTTGAACGGTTTGGAAGCCTTCAAGGTAAGCGCGGATAGAAGTCTTGCTAGCCCAAACCCGGAACTTAGGGAATACCCACAACCAAGGCCTGCATCTCCTGTAATacagaacaaaaagaaaacggtgCCATATGGCCCCATAATCGGAGGTGTTGGTGGAGGGTTAGTCTTGTTGACTGTTTTGAGTCTTGTTGTTTTCCTGCGAACACGAGTCAAACACTTTGGTAAGGCTGGTGACAAGCCAACAAAATCTACTAAGACTTGTCAGCCACCATTACTATCAGATCGATGTCTTCGTTTTTCACTTATAGAATTGAAAATTGCAACCTGTGAATTCGATGAAAAATGTATCATAGGCAAAGGAGGGTTTGGTACGGTGTACAAAGGGTACATTGACAACACTAAAACCGTTATTGCAATCAAACGGCTCAAGTCATCATCCAAGCAAGGTTTTCATGAATTCAGAACCGAAATTGGGTTTCTATCCAAACTACGTCATGTACAACTAGTGTCCCTGATTGGATATTGTGATGATGAGGGCGAGATGATACTGGTATATGATTACATGCCCAACGGAACTCTACGGGAACATCTGTACAAGAATAACAACCCTCCGTTGTCATGGAAAAGACGTCTTGATATTTGCATTGGTTCAGCCAAAGGATTGCAGTATCTCCACACAGGTGCAAACCGTGCAATAATCCACCGGGATGTCAAGTCAACAAATATCTTACTAGATGAAAATTGGGTTGCTAAGTTGTCTGACTTTGGATTGTCAAAGCTAGGCCCTAAAGACAGAACAAAAGACCATGTTAGCACAGTGGGGAAGGGTACCATCGGGTATATGGATCCAGAATATTACAGGAGGAGACAACTCACTGAAAAATCTGATGTGTACTCGTTTGGGGTCGTTTTGCTTGAAGTGTTGTGTGCAAGACCTGTTATCAATCTAGGGCTACCGGATAAACAAGTGAATCTAGCAGAACTGGGAAAGTCATGTTATCGAAAGGGTACCCTGCATGAGATAATTGATCTCAACCTAAGCGGTGAGATTGCCCCCAGGTGCTTAATGAAGTTTGGAGAGACAGCAATTAGTTGCTTGAAACACGAAGGAATCGCACGCCCAACCATGGACGAAGTGATTTGGGGACTAGAGTTAGCATTGCAACTGCAAGAAGATGCTGAGGAAACCGGTGGAATGTTAGAAAATCAACAGCTTTCATTATCCATGCAAGCAGAGCCAGCCACAACCGATGAATATGTATCACTGGACTCAACAGGAATGGCAAAAAGACATGACACGTCACCGACTGACACTTTCAGCGAGATATCACAGTCAACGGCAGGCTAA